The genomic region CAAGTCTATTCTCACACCTGTTTCATGTACTTAAGTATGTAACAAACCATCATATCTAAGTTATTTAGAAATCTTGTACAGGATAGAAGTCCTTGAGATGAATCATCTCGTTTTCTAGGGGCATGAGACCACAAGCCTCAACAGATATTACCTTATACCAAACAAGTAATTTTACAACTGCATTACTACAGCATTATGTAGCATTGTAGTAAAAGTGTTACTATGGCGTTATACAGTGTTGGTATTGTCTTGCATTACCTGTAGGCCTGTAGCCACATCCTCCACACTGTCCCAGTCCCACGTGTGTCTCTCTGAGATCACTCCAACCTTGACCAGGAGAGCGATGAATGCAGCTTGCCTAAGATAGATTCCAGACAACAGAGTGGAAATAATCAATCCTATACACTGCAGCCAACACAGGGAACGCATTAACCCAATTACTGGCTATAATTCACACAGCTTTAAAACATACTTTGTTAACAAGTCCTACACATGCAATTCTGAAAAAAAGTTGTATAAGAAATACAAAAATGGGCAGCCAAAACTGTGTTACTTTAATGGATAACAATGCTAGATCCATGAATGGCAGACACAttgactggtcccagatctgtttgtgctatgtCAATGGCTTGACATTGACCACAGGGGTTGGcaagacagtacaaacagatctggaaccaggctaggagATAGATGCAGGTGATCCAAAATGGCAGCCCCAAAAAAAGCACTCACCAGAAGGAGACGAACACCACCATTTTGACACACAGGAACTTCCCCACTGGCCTGATGGGGGCCAGTTCCTCTCTTAGGGCCTTGTAGAACAGGACCAAACAGTACATGGCaaactgggagagagaggagagagaatgatagagaaaGAGACCACTTACTGAATGCTAAATATTTAATAACGTTATCTTTGTGGTGGTGGTATGGTGACAGGAAGTTTATAGAAATGTGGAGACAAGTGTGAAAAATACAGAACCTACCAGCTGGGACatattgttgaatatcaccaGGTACGTCCATGCATTGGTTGAGCTGAAGTTACCTTCATCATACACACCACAGAGCTGACATATCCTACAGGATAGTGAATGGAGACAAGTGATATGACTTGatacaaaaatgtaatttatATGTGGTGAGTGTTAGGGAATAGGTTAGGTAGTTTAGACCGCACACTACAGATCACTACCACTTCCACACCCCAGTCCCCCAAGGGACTTACGGCTTGGAGAGCCGtaaggctgctggttggtttggtggccatgatactttttttattttaaaatcttTAGGTTTGGAAATGCCTTTGGTATTTTTcctttttgtacatatttatgTTTCGTCACCATCTGAATAAATGATAATCTGCTTGGACTGGCTGACCCAGAAGTCAAGAGAGACAGAGCTGGCCCTGGACCAAGGTAAGGTTGCTGTCTCTCTGGGCACATGTACATTCAACACTTAGGCATATAACATAAGTCCATCCTGAATGGAATAACAGATCCTGTGCAAAACACTTACAGGGCAATAACTGTTGTGACTGGTCTGACAACCGTGTACTGCAACACTCCCAGCTTGCATCTCAATAGCAATACCCTGCAATAGGAAAACACGGTACACAATATTAAGGAAAGACATTCACAGAAAATGTTAGCTTTTTTCCCACTATAAAATAGCACTAACATCTTACTAATCACCTGCTTTGTTTCTCATGAATTTCTtccctttcttaaaatcaataacaTCCTATGAAGAAAGATGCTGCAATACCTGTGGCTAAAATCGCAGATGCACAGCATTAGTTAAAATGCAGAGTAAACAAAACAGATGAGCCTAATGCTGTCTTTCTGTTCTTTAAGCTGGTACATTTTTCCTAAAATGAGAACATGTTCCACGTGCAAACACTTCTGGTTCTGTTCTTAATCAACTACAGGCAGACATGCTACATATTACTATTGTTGCCTGACTGGGGCTCGTTTGGAGCTGGCGAGTAGCAATGGAGACTTCAAGCAGCCAAACAAACAccttgaaggtgaaccttctagAAAGAGACTCAAAATGGAGGCCACACAGACTGGAGCCACTTTAACACCCAACTTCCTGTTTTGATTATGAGTCTGAAATATAAATGTATACTTAAAACACATCAATGTGGTATAAAAACATGTTATTAATCCTAAAATATCCATTCATAACACGTGAAACAAAGAAGTGTTAGTTTATTGCTGCACAAAAACATAGACCTTCATCCTAAAATGTAAACTTAACACATGGTATGGATAATATTATAGCTCCTTATTAGCCTGGCTGATTGTGCAGTAATGCCATAGATATTGATAGAGGACTCTAATGGCCAAAAGCCAGTTTTAGCATGGACAACGCCATtaaggactttcaccattttgaagtagtcaattggGTGGTTTAAGGAAGGATAACATAAATCCATCCAGGTCATAAGGAGGcttcagccaatgaattataagtgatcAAACACTCCATAACCACAGGTGGCAGTAAATGTgtcaaccttggctttatacctgttcaaacaacacattcCAGGTGGCAGTATGACCATTTAATTTTGTATACCAACTTATAAAAGTAGTAGAAGAAAATTCACTATTTCAAAATGGAGATAGCATCAATGCCCTGCCCATGCTCCCACAGACACCctaatgggacagatacaatgtTGCATCCACCATCGCTATGAGTAAAGCCAACCCCTATGTTTGTTCTCATGCCAAATGCACAGCACTAACATATCTGGTACATGGGGCCTGTTCATTATAGCACACATACACTTAAAGAACTACAAAAACTATAAAAGCAACAAACTCACTCTCCCATGGGCCATGCCGGGCAGCAGCAGAGGGGAGGAAGGTGTTTCTGCTGCTCCTGCACCTCCAGCATCAGTACCAGGCTGGGGTACTGGTTACCcatggttgagagagagagagagagagagagagagagagaaataaagagaagagaggaatTACAGTGTGAGGATATTGAAATAAATGTAGGCTACTCAGTCTAGCCTGGGATCCAGATGTGTTTGTGCTAGACTTATGTTTGGCATAGGACAAAGAGTGGCCATGATTGGAATGTTagaacaaacaggtctgggatcaTTCTCAGTCAGGTCATGACAAGAATGTGTACCTGGTTTCCCAGGTAGTTGAGCAGGAAGATCATGAAGTTGTAGATGACGTATGCCTCGTAGCACTCCCTGCACGTGTCCACGTAGATGGCAATGCTGGGGTACTTCAACGCAATCCactgggagagagaaagggagagggtgggagaggaagACAAGGAGAGGAATGGGATCATAGATGGGCCATTACATTATCTCAATGATATGTTGCATGATAATAGTGAACACTTGAAACTATTGAAAACATTTACTCTGAAAAGTCAGTCAGGGAGTGAGGCATTTTTTTGTTtctctgttttgtttttctaAAGGAGCTCTGTTCTCATTCTTTGGGAAGTAGGATAATGGAAATTGTGTGATAGGGGGAACACTGAGCGTAGCAGATGCTAATTAGCATAGCGAAACGAATAGAAGTGCCATGCTCATGTCAGGCGCTTTTCAGTTTTACTACTGTCAAAGCTACAGTGACTTCTGTTAACTTCTTTTGTCAAATATTTGCAACTTAACAATAAACCAATGTTGACTTTTAAGAACATCTTGCTACATGATCAAGAATTGAAGGCATTACTTACACTGTCCAAACTGTAAATAGGGACCATCCATAATATTctgtaaaaagaaaaaaaggagACGAGATCATTCACAATCAGTTAGGTTATATTGTACATCATTCAAGATAAAGACACAAACCCATGACGGTAATACTATCCTACAGCTGTGACAGAGTAGCCTTTCACTTACCTGATAATTGGCTTCTGTAGCTCTGGTTGAGTATAGTTTACAAGATGCTGCAGGATCCCCCATAGTGATATGGGTATGGTCATGAACACGAATATCCCAGCTATGAACCATGCTTTGTTATGGGTACCAACCTGAAAGGTATACATTACGTATATAATCAACATCTAAACAACAAAGCATGGACTAGGCTATTCAGTGTCAAGTAACGATATTATTGGGCTGCAATGATACCAACTGACCTCTGATTTCTGTAGTTCCCAGATGCACAGGGGTAGTAGGACGACAAGCACAACCAGAAAGTATAGAAAAACGACCAGAGGCCGAATCCATCTCCTCCAGTTGCCACAAGTACAAGGCATATTTGTAATGGTAAGCTAGTTAGCCACAGCAAGTTGGCCAGCGTCCTACACTCACTGGGTCAATAGCTAACAACTAGCTATTACCGCTGCCAGCTATAGCTTGGTATATAAGAGTTCGTTTCAAATGTGCTTTGGGAAGCATGAATACTGAACGACAATTTCCAAACACATTGTAACGTTAGCTGCTTTGCTAAACCAGaaattggtagctagctagctaacgttagtcagcTGATCTCATGATTCAATATGTAAACAAACAATGAATCCACGCCGCATCCATTCCGAGCGAAAGCTCTTGataaaattaaaaacaaaaattgATAATCTAATAAAATCCAACTGGTCAAAAACAACGCAGTTCTTGTATTAATAACTATATATTCATTTCTAAAACTTCCTAAACATAAACATCTAAATAAATTGTACAACGTAACTGATGGTTACTTCTTGTTGACGTTCTTGACAAATGCCGCCCATGCTTCAATCTGATTGGATATGGAAAAGATCTCAATACTTTCCATTGCTCATTTTTTAAATCCATCACATTGGAAGACTTGAGCACAGATGTAGTTCGGTTGATCTGCAATCTGAGTCATCATGCAAGCTCCACTAGATGGCAATGCAAATCAATCATTCTCAGTATTTCACACAAGTGGAAAATTATAATTCATTTAAATCACCAAAAGTTGTTAAGAATAACTCAACTGTATAAAATAATGACAAAGTATAAATGTGACATCCACTGTGGAAACTCACTGTGGAAACTAATTTAATGTTCCACATTGAACTAGCCTAACTTCTCACATTTATTCATAGAAAATACCACAAATATGCATTTGTTGAATATTATTTGTGTATCCTTTgcctatataaaaaaaacatactggagttggcttctctctctcttatttatatatatttctttctctctttccttgctGTAAAACATGTGGCCTGTGAATGCATGGTTCTAATTAAGATTCTTAAGAAGTGAGAAAGGGTGTGAGAGGATTAAGTCCAAAAGCTCCACTAATTCCTACAAAAGCTTTCAGAAAGGTGCAAGTCAGCACTATATATTTAGTCAAGTGAAGCCATTTGTCCAAAGAAAGATAACACAATGAAGATGAATGACAACAGGAATGTATTTAGCTGGAGTTGCTTAAAAATAAATCTCTAAAATCTCACAAGGCCTTTGTTTGAAAAACACAACGACCATCTGTGTATAGTACTAGGATAACTATTTCAATACAGATCTGTTATCCTTTAGACAATTTAAATTGTTAAACAATTTCAGAGAAGCATCCGTTGCTCCGTTAATTAGAGTGGAGTAAATAGGCCATAGTCAATTAGGCTCTCTTTTCTTTGTCCAATTGAAGGTTTTCAATTGATTTATTCCAGTTGAAACTTGTTTAGTTGAACATTAGGCTCCACATTGAAT from Salmo trutta chromosome 11, fSalTru1.1, whole genome shotgun sequence harbors:
- the LOC115202231 gene encoding transmembrane protein 184C, whose amino-acid sequence is MPCTCGNWRRWIRPLVVFLYFLVVLVVLLPLCIWELQKSEVGTHNKAWFIAGIFVFMTIPISLWGILQHLVNYTQPELQKPIIRILWMVPIYSLDSWIALKYPSIAIYVDTCRECYEAYVIYNFMIFLLNYLGNQYPSLVLMLEVQEQQKHLPPLCCCPAWPMGEVLLLRCKLGVLQYTVVRPVTTVIALICQLCGVYDEGNFSSTNAWTYLVIFNNMSQLFAMYCLVLFYKALREELAPIRPVGKFLCVKMVVFVSFWQAAFIALLVKVGVISERHTWDWDSVEDVATGLQDFIICVEMFLAAIAHHFSFTYKPYIQEAEEGSCFDSFLAMWDISDVRADISEQVRNVGRTVMGRPRKTYFGEAEDDGERSGLLSPGSLDAIGPTEALSNPASPKGRYQGLGKTQTPHSLSAPAGLSNAQWIGEGDGEEREDDGRQAPEPRNTTNEPTDSVTDDLVVIT